The [Limnothrix rosea] IAM M-220 genome contains the following window.
TTGCAGCTATGTATAAAATGTCCATTAATTAACTCGATTAAAACTAGCTTTACTTGTGTTCTCCCGGAACCACAACCTTTTCAAGAAATGCCATAAAGCGATCCAATAACAAACCCACAATCCCGACATAAATTAGAGCAAGAATAATTTCACTCATCAAAGAACTGTTGTAAGCATCCCAAATAAAGAAGCCAATTCCCACACCACCAATTAACATTTCCGCAGCAACAATTGCCAACCAAGAAAGGCCAATGCCGATACGCAAACCAGTGAAAATATAAGGCACAGCAGCAGGGAAAAGAATATTAAAGAAATACTCCACCTTCGATAGCCTTAAAACCCGCGAAACATTCTGATAGTCTTGGGGAATTTGCTGTACACCCACCGTTGTATTAATCACAATGGGCCAAATTGCCGTAATGAAAATAACAAAAATCGCGGAAGGTTCTGCCTGCTGAAACGAAGCTAGGGCAATGGGCAACCAAGCCAAAGGCGGAATCGTTCTTAATACTTGAAATACAGGATCAAGGGCATCATAAACTAACTTATTTGTGCCGATTAAAATACCTAAACCAATGCCCACCACAGAGGCTCCAGTAAAACCAATGGCGACACGGGTCAAGCTTGCTAAAATCTGCAAACCTAAGCCTTTATTGGTTCCGCCATCATCAAAGAAAGGATCAAAAATTAAGTCCTTCGTATCCTGAAATACTTGTACTGGACTGGGTAAATTAGAATCCGGCCCCGCACAAACAATCTGCCAAATCACCAATAATACGGCGATCGCCACAAGGGGACGAATCACCCTAGGCGCATAGAGAAAGCGGAGAGGATTCTTTTTACGACGGGGACGAATCTCAGTAGCAGAGCTAGCCATAATGCAAATCCGAAATAACAACAAATAATACGAAGCACAAGGAAAAAGACCCTCCCCCGAATACCCAGGGGAAGATTACAGATCCCAGTAAAATTAAGCCTTAATCGCCTTCAGAGTTAGGCTATCTAGATAAGCCTGGGGATTTTCTGGATCAAATTCCACACCATCAAAAAACGTCTCAACCCCACGGGAAGTACTGGTCGGAATCTCAGCCTCAGGCACACCAATCGCCGCCGCCGCCTCACGCCATAGATCCTCGCGGTTGACCTCATCCACGATCTTGTTCACATCCGTACTCGCCGGGAGATAACCCCAACGAATATTCTCCGTTAAGAACCACTGATCATGGCTTTTGAAAGGATAGGACGCAAAATCAGCCCAATATTTCTGCATCAGATCGGTGTCTTCAAACGGCGGCTCGCCATTACCAAAATCATACGTTCCCTTAGAGCGATCAATAATGTCCTCAAAAGGAACCTTGAACCACTCCCGCTTGGCGACAATTTCACACATCTCATCTTTGTTCTCAGGCTGCTCACACCATTGCTGCGCTTCCAACACAGCCATCAATAACGCCTTCGTTGCTTTCGGATGCTTGTCTACCCATTCCTTACGCATACCAAACGCCTTCTCTGGGTGATCTTTCCAAAGTTCACCCGTCGTAATCGCCTGATAACCGACCTCTTGGTTCACAGTTTGCAGCGGCCAGGGCTCACCCACACAGAAAGATTCCATGGCATTTACTTTGACGTTGGCGACCATCTGCGCCGGAGGAACCACAATGGTTGAAAAATCTTTTTCTGGCTCTAAACCACCAGCGGCTAACCAATAACGAATCCACAGATCATGGGTTCCACCGGGGAATGTCATGGCGACTTTGGGGCCATCTACCTGAGCAAAGGCTTCCTTCAGCGGTGCTGTATCTAAACCAACCTTGAGATCTTTGTAATTGTTACCGAGCATGATGCCCTGACCGTTCACATTCAAGCGAGCCAAGATGTACATCGGCGTGGGCTTACCATCGGTCACTGTGCCCAAACTAATGAGGTAAGGCATGGGGGTCAGGATGTGAGCACCATCAATACCACCATTCTCGGAACCTAGAACAATATTGTCGCGGGTAGTCGCCCAAGAGGCTTCTTTTTTGACGATGACATCTGGCATCCCGTATTTAGCATAAAAGCCTTTTTCTTTGGCAATAATTAGGGGGGCAGAGTCTGTTAAAGCAATAAAGCCCAATGTTGCGGTGGTGGTTTCTGGGGCATTATCACCAGCGACAAGGGGTGAAGTGGTTGTTGTGGTCGCGGTGTCCGGGGTTTCGGAACTGCCGCACCCATGGAGGATTGTTGTTCCAATCGCCGCACTGGCAGCCGTTACGATAAACTTGCGTCGCGAAAATTGATTCATTGGTGGTTAATCAGCTTGGTATTGAAGAGGAGCAATCATCATTTTCGTGTTCCATACTGATGAAGGGCATGGGTCAACATAATGACGATGTAAAGACTTCCTAAAGCTTTCGCTTATGTCTGTTTATGACTGACTATTGCGGTACTAAGGAATTACACCTAAAGATTCGTTTTTTTGCACATAAACTTTTGTATAGGAAACTACAGTCATTCAGGTTTTTTATGGTTGTTCTACAAGCTTCATGTAAGAAACGCATCACCTAAGGCTAAATCAACGTCAGTTCGGGTTAAGAATTCAATCTGAATTCCTTAGGGAAAGGGGAACATGGGGAAAAAGAGACACGGAAAATCACTTGAAGTTCGCATTTTTTTGATGCTTGTGATTGTTTGTGTAAAAACTCTCCCTGTCACTGACTCTCTCCTTCGCTGCTTCGTATTTTGAACATTCTTAAGCAAAATTCAGGTTAAATCATGAGTCAATGAGGTGCTGTTGTTTTGAGGTGGCGGGTTACTATCTCGTTGTACTGACTTAGTAGTAGTGACGTTAGGATTGTCCGATGTAGAGGTTTTGGGCGGAGAATGGATGGTTAGGCTTGGCGGAGTAACTGTAAATTTAATGATGAAATAACTTTTCTGTCCGAAAAAAGGGTTTTAAGCAACAATTAGGATAAGTAAAATCATCGTAACGTGCGATCTTTCGACAACTTTCTTTGAAGGTATTGTTCCCTGATTGCCCGCTTGCTTGATTTTTGACTTTTGATTTTTTCTCAATATCTTTAGACCTGAAAAACTAAAGTTTATGCTTTACTTCTGCGGATCGTCTTAGTTCTCTGAGGTTCTCTGAATCTTCCGTTTCTTAATCATTGTCTTTGTTTCTACCTCATCTTTTGCTATGGCTGTTTCTTCTCTTTCTGCTCCTGAAAAATTCGATATTCCTCTCCCTGCATGGCTTAAAGATTATCTTTATGGGGTCGATGAGACGGAAGTCTCCTTGGGCGATCGCCAACTAATTAGCAAGGCCTTTCGGTTTGCCCATACACTCCACGAAGGGCAAAAGCGCAAATCAGGTAAACCCTACATTGAGCATCCCGTCGCCGTCGCTGGCCTATTGCGAGATCTGGGGGGCAATAGTGCCATGATTGCTGCGGGTTTCTTACATGATGTCGTCGAAGATACCGATGTAACACCCGAAGAAATTGAAGAACATTTTGGCGAGGAAGTGCGGCAGCTAGTTGAGGGGGTCACCAAGCTCACCAAATTTAAATTTTCCAGTAAAACCGAGCGACAGGCCGAAAATTTCCGACGAATGTTTTTGTCGATGGCAGAGGATATTCGAGTCATCGTTGTCAAACTAGCCGATCGCCTCCACAACATGCGCACCCTAGAACATTTGCGCCCCGACAAACAACGACGTATTGCCCTAGAAACAAGAGAAATTTTCGCCCCCCTCGCTAACCGTTTAGGGATTTGGCGCTTTAAATGGGAACTAGAAGATCTTTGTTTTAAATATCTGGAAATGGATGCCTATCGGGCGATGCAAGAGCACATCTCCGAAAAACGTACCGAGCGGGAAGCAAGGGTAAATGATGCCATTGAACTGGTGCGCGATCGCCTCCACAAACTCAACCTCCACGTCTGGGAAATTAAAGGCCGCCCCAAGCATCTCTACAGCATTTACAACAAAATGCAGCGACAACATAAAGAATTTGACGAAATTTTTGACGTGGCCGGTATTCGAATAATTGTCGAAAGTAATGATGAATGTTACCGTGCCCTAGCCGTCATTCATGATGCCTTTAAACCCATCCCCGGTCGCTTTAAAGACTATATTGGCCTCCCAAAACCAAACCGTTACCAGTCGCTCCACACAACCGTTGTTGGTCTGAACGGTCGTCCCCTAGAAGTGCAAATTCGGACGATGGAAATGCACCACATCGCTGAATACGGAATTGCAGCCCACTGGAAATACAAAGAAGTCGGCCATTCGGGAGCCACCATTTCTTCCACAGATGAAAAATTTACGTGGTTACGGCAGCTATTGGAATGGCAAAGTGACCTCAAGGATGCTGAAGAATATATTGATAACCTCAAAGACAATTTGTTTGAAGATGATGTCTATGTCTTTACCCCTGATGGCGATGTTATCGCTCTAGCTAAGGGAGCCACCTCCATTGATTTTGCCTACCGTATCCACACAGAAGTGGGCCATCATATGAAAGGAGCCCGGATTAATGGACGTTGGAGTGTGC
Protein-coding sequences here:
- a CDS encoding RelA/SpoT family protein, whose translation is MAVSSLSAPEKFDIPLPAWLKDYLYGVDETEVSLGDRQLISKAFRFAHTLHEGQKRKSGKPYIEHPVAVAGLLRDLGGNSAMIAAGFLHDVVEDTDVTPEEIEEHFGEEVRQLVEGVTKLTKFKFSSKTERQAENFRRMFLSMAEDIRVIVVKLADRLHNMRTLEHLRPDKQRRIALETREIFAPLANRLGIWRFKWELEDLCFKYLEMDAYRAMQEHISEKRTEREARVNDAIELVRDRLHKLNLHVWEIKGRPKHLYSIYNKMQRQHKEFDEIFDVAGIRIIVESNDECYRALAVIHDAFKPIPGRFKDYIGLPKPNRYQSLHTTVVGLNGRPLEVQIRTMEMHHIAEYGIAAHWKYKEVGHSGATISSTDEKFTWLRQLLEWQSDLKDAEEYIDNLKDNLFEDDVYVFTPDGDVIALAKGATSIDFAYRIHTEVGHHMKGARINGRWSVLDTKLQNGDIVEIITQKNAHPSLDWVNYVVTPSAKNRIRQWFKRCHRDENLARGRSLLEKELGKSGFDSILKSDAMQAVAEKCNYQQTEDLLAALGYGEVTLKHVVNRWRDMVRDQEEENLPQLEAEASLNPTKISKTLTSDSHKYPIAGIEGLVYSLAGCCSPLPGEPIIGVVTRSHKGISIHHRSCSNIHNFEGDRLIPVHWNPSHEHKQSPVYPIDLSIEVIDRVGVLKDILSRLSDQNINVRKASVKTSQSKPAIISLSIDIRDAQQLNYSMNQIKNISDTLNVRRVTQVDRD
- a CDS encoding CmpA/NrtA family ABC transporter substrate-binding protein, producing MNQFSRRKFIVTAASAAIGTTILHGCGSSETPDTATTTTTSPLVAGDNAPETTTATLGFIALTDSAPLIIAKEKGFYAKYGMPDVIVKKEASWATTRDNIVLGSENGGIDGAHILTPMPYLISLGTVTDGKPTPMYILARLNVNGQGIMLGNNYKDLKVGLDTAPLKEAFAQVDGPKVAMTFPGGTHDLWIRYWLAAGGLEPEKDFSTIVVPPAQMVANVKVNAMESFCVGEPWPLQTVNQEVGYQAITTGELWKDHPEKAFGMRKEWVDKHPKATKALLMAVLEAQQWCEQPENKDEMCEIVAKREWFKVPFEDIIDRSKGTYDFGNGEPPFEDTDLMQKYWADFASYPFKSHDQWFLTENIRWGYLPASTDVNKIVDEVNREDLWREAAAAIGVPEAEIPTSTSRGVETFFDGVEFDPENPQAYLDSLTLKAIKA
- the ntrB gene encoding nitrate ABC transporter permease; amino-acid sequence: MASSATEIRPRRKKNPLRFLYAPRVIRPLVAIAVLLVIWQIVCAGPDSNLPSPVQVFQDTKDLIFDPFFDDGGTNKGLGLQILASLTRVAIGFTGASVVGIGLGILIGTNKLVYDALDPVFQVLRTIPPLAWLPIALASFQQAEPSAIFVIFITAIWPIVINTTVGVQQIPQDYQNVSRVLRLSKVEYFFNILFPAAVPYIFTGLRIGIGLSWLAIVAAEMLIGGVGIGFFIWDAYNSSLMSEIILALIYVGIVGLLLDRFMAFLEKVVVPGEHK